Proteins found in one Maridesulfovibrio sp. genomic segment:
- a CDS encoding class I SAM-dependent methyltransferase — protein MLTAGPELRNKLRGITKHFSRHEMGQWEKILAPVARSSRVLEVGCGRGTKTDFLLAQGFSDILGVEKNEFQVRECRKRGLNVVTLDEFAEKFSDDKFDFIVLSHIIEHFSFDGLVEFIDGYLEHLKPGGLLLIATPMLHPHFWLDLDHQKPYYPQGIKNFYSGANEQVGFSSKYRLKLRDIRFRRSPFRVKNDRSLLLKKNDLPMLSINMLSAVLFKISFYLFGYKSGWVGLYKLKF, from the coding sequence ATGTTGACCGCCGGTCCTGAGTTAAGAAATAAATTGCGTGGGATTACTAAACATTTCTCACGTCATGAAATGGGGCAGTGGGAAAAAATTCTGGCGCCTGTAGCCCGTAGTTCCAGGGTGCTTGAAGTGGGATGCGGACGCGGCACAAAGACTGATTTTCTTCTGGCGCAGGGCTTCAGCGATATCCTTGGGGTTGAGAAAAATGAATTTCAGGTCCGTGAATGCCGCAAGCGGGGGCTGAACGTTGTAACCCTTGATGAATTTGCTGAGAAGTTCAGTGATGATAAATTCGATTTTATCGTGCTCTCCCACATAATCGAGCATTTCAGTTTTGACGGACTGGTGGAGTTCATCGATGGATATCTTGAGCATCTTAAGCCGGGCGGTCTGCTGCTTATTGCCACACCCATGCTGCATCCTCATTTCTGGCTGGATCTGGATCATCAGAAACCGTATTATCCTCAGGGCATAAAAAATTTTTACAGCGGTGCGAATGAACAGGTCGGTTTCAGTTCCAAGTACAGGTTGAAACTTCGAGACATCCGCTTCCGCAGAAGTCCATTCCGGGTCAAGAATGATCGTTCCCTTCTATTAAAGAAGAACGATCTGCCGATGCTTTCCATTAATATGCTAAGTGCAGTACTGTTTAAGATTAGTTTTTATCTGTTTGGTTACAAAAGCGGATGGGTTGGACTTTACAAATTGAAGTTCTGA